Proteins from a single region of Methanoculleus horonobensis:
- a CDS encoding HD domain-containing protein, with the protein MKIIKDPVHGYVEAEPLALRLLDSEVVQRLRHVTQLGFANLVYPGANHTRFEHSLGTMHLAALLSGQLGLGEDETKLVTTAALLHDIGHGPFSHVTEPVMEEFTGRSHHQIDHLVREGTTAGILEGEGLDPAEVCAVVAGKHRLASIIHGSLDVDRMDYLMRDAHYTGVPYGTVDAHRLIRSTIFTESGIALSEGGINAAESLLIARTLMRPAVYFHHVSRIATSMFVHALREEVRNVPGTDARELMRMDDAACMERLKHSPSPIARDLARRVYARDLYKRALYIGEDRVNAAALRQALGPAREREIAREIAETAGVTEDCVLVDIPRLPRALSMEVRVRNSHAMVDIEEVSPLINTLNDTRRQQWRLGVYTVEEHRNAVEAAAMEILRVKRATKQDKLVVT; encoded by the coding sequence ATGAAGATCATCAAAGATCCGGTGCACGGCTACGTCGAGGCGGAACCGCTCGCGCTCCGGCTGCTCGACTCGGAGGTTGTCCAGCGGCTCCGCCACGTCACCCAGCTCGGGTTTGCAAACCTCGTCTACCCCGGGGCAAACCATACCCGGTTCGAGCACTCGCTCGGGACGATGCATCTCGCGGCCCTCCTGTCGGGCCAGCTCGGGCTCGGCGAGGATGAGACGAAACTCGTCACCACGGCCGCCCTCCTCCACGACATCGGCCACGGCCCCTTCTCCCACGTCACCGAGCCGGTGATGGAGGAGTTCACGGGGAGGAGCCACCACCAGATCGATCACCTCGTCCGCGAGGGGACGACCGCCGGGATCCTCGAAGGCGAAGGGCTCGACCCCGCCGAAGTCTGCGCCGTCGTTGCAGGGAAGCACCGCCTCGCGAGCATCATCCACGGGAGCCTGGACGTCGACCGGATGGACTACCTGATGCGGGACGCCCACTACACCGGCGTCCCCTACGGGACGGTCGACGCCCACCGGCTGATCCGGAGCACCATCTTCACCGAGTCGGGCATCGCCCTCTCCGAAGGCGGGATCAACGCCGCCGAGTCGCTCCTCATCGCCCGCACCTTGATGCGCCCGGCGGTCTACTTCCACCATGTGAGCCGGATCGCGACGAGCATGTTCGTCCACGCCCTCCGCGAGGAGGTGCGAAACGTCCCGGGCACGGACGCACGCGAACTGATGCGGATGGACGACGCCGCCTGCATGGAGCGGCTGAAGCACTCCCCCTCCCCGATCGCCCGCGACCTCGCCCGCCGGGTCTACGCCCGGGATCTCTACAAGCGGGCGCTGTATATCGGCGAAGACCGGGTGAACGCCGCAGCCCTCCGCCAGGCGCTCGGGCCCGCCCGGGAACGGGAGATCGCCCGCGAGATCGCCGAGACAGCCGGCGTCACGGAAGACTGCGTCCTCGTCGACATCCCCCGGCTCCCCCGGGCGCTCTCGATGGAGGTCCGGGTCAGGAACAGCCACGCGATGGTCGATATCGAGGAGGTCTCCCCCCTCATCAACACCTTGAACGACACCCGGCGGCAGCAGTGGCGTCTCGGCGTCTATACCGTAGAGGAGCACCGGAACGCGGTGGAAGCG